From one Branchiostoma floridae strain S238N-H82 chromosome 3, Bfl_VNyyK, whole genome shotgun sequence genomic stretch:
- the LOC118412201 gene encoding medium-chain acyl-CoA ligase ACSF2, mitochondrial-like yields the protein MGTDEIARGRVQEAQLTTNCHDSFMLILTSGSTGLPKCVEHSTYAYANNMALVNSVTKQDKRKMLLAPTDLNQVPYVVIFPVLTGSQTIVLVSNATRTHAEIVTAVLEERCESMNYMPVKMLHDLVNDPTVQECDLSFVTDVTVGGNTVSTTLLRQCARVFPNANIIEDYGISETWCLTVTGRREMTQEQIERTEGPLLPHMEMKIVDKAGQVVPLNQKGEVWVRGYSVFKRYRGDEEKTAEVKTPDGWYKTGDIGVLDDDGLLAITGRIKDMIMKGSVSVHPAFVEQVLLEHPKASAVKVVSVPDPCFVEEICACIILKSGQTSDAEEMREYSEKNGLVGPMSPGYFVFMDSFPTTATDVKVDRKKIRVLAMDRLGLKENAG from the exons ATGGGGACTGATGAAATCGCCAGGGGGCGCGTGCAGGAAGCTCAACTAACAACGAATTGTCATGATTCgtttatgttgattttaacatct GGAAGTACTGGACTTCCGAAGTGTGTTGAACACAGCACATACGCCTACGCGAACAACATGGCCCTGGTGAATAGTGTTACCAAACAAGACAAAAGG AAAATGCTGCTGGCTCCTACAGATTTGAATCAGGTCCCTTACGTAGTTATATTTCCTGTTCTGACTGGATCTCAGACTATTGTACTTGTGAGCAACGCCACACGGACCCATGCTGAGATCGTCACCGCTGTCTTGGAAGAAAG GTGTGAAAGCATGAACTACATGCCCGTGAAGATGCTACACGACTTGGTGAATGACCCAACCGTGCAAGAATGCGACTTGTCGTTCGTGACAGACG tTACGGTCGGGGGGAACACTGTATCCACCACTCTTCTGAGACAATGCGCTCGAGTTTTTCCCAATGCAAATATAATC GAAGATTACGGAATATCTGAGACGTGGTGTCTGACGGTGACAGGACGTAGAGAAATGACACAAGAGCAGATAGAGAGAACGGAGGGCCCGTTACTGCCGCACATGGAG ATGAAGATTGTAGACAAAGCCGGCCAGGTGGTCCCGTTGAACCAGAAGGGAGAGGTCTGGGTTCGAGGCTACAGTGTGTTCAAACGGTACCGTGGAGATGAGGAGAAAACTGCAGAGGTGAAGACACCTGACGGATGGTACAAGACTGG GGACATAGGAGTACTTGATGATGATGGCTTGCTGGCAATCACAGGCAGGATAAAG GACATGATTATGAAAGGCTCAGTCAGTGTTCATCCTGCCTTTGTCGAGCAAGTTCTACTGGAGCACCCAAAAGCCTCGGCTGTAAAG GTTGTTAGTGTACCAGACCCCTGCTTTGTGGAGGAGATCTGTGCCTGCATCAT ACTAAAGAGTGGTCAAACATCAGACGCGGAAGAGATGAGGGAGTATTCAGAGAAGAATGGG TTAGTTGGACCTATGTCCCCTGGATACTTCGTCTTCATGGACAGTTTCCCGACAACCGCAACTGATGTTAAG GTGGACAGGAAGAAGATAAGAGTTCTTGCCATGGACAGGCTGGGACTAAAGGAGAACGCTGGCTGA
- the LOC118411002 gene encoding centrosomal protein POC5-like, with protein MDPNGPYHDPNGPYHDNSRLHAFPYTTQRGLNEALEAARSEVTRLHGERDQYEETMKKAFMRGVCALNLEAMSMFHQGEQGGRPADPQDEEGGSVVPHEEVYQSGPPQAPPPRVVTSQHPPPKPSVSFSTARPATKTIPSSRSSATQKPGSRTITAKVTAKQEGPRLGQAGKGPGSVAMGLAPPMSSVMVERHHPVTQQTIGHATASRYPRMPSQSQQPLQQSQSTISQRKVAGQAGKVHLGTPNVHSVKVVQ; from the exons ATGGACCCGAACGGTCCATATCATGACCCGAACGGTCCATATCATGACAATTCACGCCTTCACGCCTTCCCTTACACCACTCAGAGAGGT TTAAACGAAGCTCTTGAGGCGGCGCGTAGCGAGGTGACCCGTCTGCACGGTGAACGTGACCAGTACGAGGAGACGATGAAGAAAGCGTTCATGCGCGGGGTGTGTGCGCTCAACCTGGAGGCCATGTCCATGTTCCACCAAGGGGAGCAGG GGGGTAGACCAGCAGACCCTCAGGATGAGGAGGGGGGATCAGTTGTCCCCCATGAGGAGGTGTACCAGTCAGGACCCCCCCAGGCTCCCCCACCCCGGGTGGTCACCAGCCAGCACCCCCCACCCAAACCCTCTGTCAGCTTCAGCACTGCCAGACCTGCAACAAAAACT ATTCCTAGCTCAAGGTCATCTGCAACCCAGAAACCAGGGTCAAGGACAATCACAGCCAAGGTCACAGCAAAGCAGGAGGGGCCGCGGCTGGGGCAGGCTGGGAAGGGTCCGGGCAGCGTTGCCATGGGACTGGCCCCGCCCATGAGCTCTGTCATGGTGGAGAGGCATCACCCTGTCACTCAG CAAACAATAGGGCATGCCACAGCTTCCAGGTATCCCAGAATGCCCTCCCAGTCCCAGCAGCCCTTGCAGCAGTCCCAGTCCACCATTTCCCAGAGAAAGGTCGCAGGTCAAGCTGGCAAAGTTCATCTGGGGACACCGAATGTCCACTCTGTTAAAGTTGTGCAGTAG